A genome region from Streptomyces antimycoticus includes the following:
- a CDS encoding ferredoxin reductase family protein yields MRRIQPRRSPAVPLILLSWAGAAAVLSLWWQNTPNVEGTAQWLTHAGRLSGLLGGYVLALVVLQMARVPALERRVGSDRVARWHAMSGRYALCLIVAHVGLIIAGYAEQAGTGFVDQSVTVVTDYPDMIKATVGTAILVVIGLISAGMVRRRMPYEVWYYLHLLTYAAVFLTFWHQLATGAEFVGNKTAETAWYALYGTVTALAVWYRLLVPLRLNLRHRMRVEAVVPEAPGVVSVLIKGRKLHRIGAQAGQFFRWRFLAPGMRWGSHPYSLSAPPRPELLRITVKAVGGHSTGLASLRPGTRVWAEGPYGAMTAARRSRGKVLMIAGGAGITPIRALFETLPGKGSDLTLLYRARSVEDLALWNELKQIATERGARLLYAVNGPDGARPEITAERLGHLLPDIEDHDVYLCGPPGLAEHAYGALREAGVPDRRIHHESFEL; encoded by the coding sequence ATGCGCCGCATCCAGCCTCGCCGTTCGCCGGCCGTGCCGTTGATCCTGCTCAGCTGGGCCGGCGCGGCGGCTGTGCTGTCGCTGTGGTGGCAGAACACTCCGAACGTCGAGGGCACCGCACAGTGGCTGACTCACGCCGGGCGGCTCAGTGGGCTGCTCGGCGGCTATGTTCTCGCCCTCGTCGTCCTGCAGATGGCGCGCGTTCCGGCGCTGGAGCGGCGGGTGGGGTCGGACCGGGTGGCGCGGTGGCACGCGATGAGCGGGCGGTACGCGCTGTGCCTGATCGTGGCGCATGTCGGACTGATCATCGCGGGATACGCGGAGCAGGCCGGCACCGGCTTCGTCGACCAGTCGGTGACCGTGGTCACGGACTACCCCGACATGATCAAGGCGACGGTCGGCACCGCGATACTGGTGGTGATCGGGCTGATCTCGGCGGGGATGGTGCGCCGCCGGATGCCGTACGAGGTCTGGTACTACCTGCATCTGCTCACCTACGCCGCGGTCTTCCTGACGTTCTGGCACCAGCTCGCGACCGGTGCCGAGTTCGTCGGGAACAAGACCGCGGAAACCGCCTGGTACGCGCTGTACGGCACGGTCACCGCGCTGGCGGTCTGGTACCGGCTACTGGTGCCGCTGCGGCTGAATCTGCGGCACCGGATGCGGGTGGAGGCCGTCGTGCCGGAGGCGCCCGGGGTGGTGTCGGTACTGATCAAGGGGCGCAAGCTGCACCGGATCGGGGCGCAGGCCGGGCAGTTCTTCCGGTGGCGGTTCCTCGCGCCGGGCATGCGCTGGGGCTCCCATCCGTACTCGCTCTCCGCGCCGCCCCGGCCGGAGCTGCTGCGGATCACGGTGAAGGCGGTGGGCGGCCACAGCACCGGGCTGGCCTCGCTGCGGCCGGGGACCCGGGTGTGGGCGGAGGGGCCGTACGGCGCGATGACCGCGGCGCGGCGCAGCCGCGGCAAGGTGCTCATGATCGCGGGCGGGGCCGGGATCACCCCGATCCGGGCGCTGTTCGAGACGCTGCCGGGCAAGGGCAGCGACCTCACCCTGCTGTACCGGGCCCGCAGCGTGGAGGATCTGGCGCTGTGGAACGAGCTGAAGCAGATCGCGACCGAGCGCGGAGCCCGGCTGCTGTACGCCGTGAACGGCCCGGACGGCGCCCGGCCGGAGATCACCGCGGAGCGGCTGGGCCATCTGCTCCCCGAT
- a CDS encoding type II toxin-antitoxin system VapC family toxin: MTEQRPQGLLDTCVVIDLVDIPSDRLPVEAAVPSVVLAELTQGVAMATDPVETLTRAQRVADIEARFSTVPFDREAARRYGTMVALTLKANRNPRPRRMDLMIAATAAAHGLPLYTRNPDDFKGLESGLEVISV, encoded by the coding sequence GTGACGGAACAACGGCCGCAGGGTCTGCTGGACACCTGCGTCGTCATCGATCTCGTGGACATCCCCTCGGACCGGCTCCCGGTCGAGGCTGCCGTCCCCTCCGTGGTCCTTGCCGAGCTGACCCAAGGCGTCGCCATGGCCACTGATCCGGTGGAGACGCTCACCCGAGCACAGCGCGTGGCCGACATCGAGGCGCGTTTCTCCACCGTCCCCTTCGACCGGGAAGCGGCCCGCCGATACGGCACCATGGTCGCCCTGACCCTCAAGGCCAACCGCAATCCTCGCCCGCGCCGCATGGACCTCATGATCGCTGCCACCGCCGCCGCGCACGGACTGCCGCTCTACACACGGAACCCGGACGACTTCAAGGGCTTGGAGAGCGGCCTTGAGGTCATCTCCGTCTGA
- a CDS encoding type II toxin-antitoxin system Phd/YefM family antitoxin, with the protein MKTITQRELAARSKAVLDDVEAGETYHVTRNGVEIAEVRPLETRRRRFVPVEELQREWRNAPRVDHAAMRAEADAFFGDEDRVGEQDDPWGKPGG; encoded by the coding sequence ATGAAAACCATCACGCAGCGCGAGCTGGCGGCCCGCTCCAAGGCGGTACTCGATGATGTGGAAGCGGGCGAGACGTACCACGTGACCAGGAACGGCGTCGAAATCGCCGAGGTCCGCCCCCTCGAGACCCGTCGCCGTCGCTTCGTCCCCGTCGAGGAACTTCAGCGCGAGTGGCGCAACGCCCCGCGCGTGGATCACGCCGCGATGCGGGCCGAAGCCGATGCCTTCTTCGGCGACGAGGACCGAGTCGGCGAACAGGATGACCCGTGGGGGAAGCCAGGTGGCTGA
- a CDS encoding argininosuccinate synthase — translation MTERVVLAYSGGLDTSVAIGWIAEETGAEVVAVAVDVGQGGEDLDVIRKRALACGAVEAEVADAKDEFAEEYCLPAIKANALYMDRYPLVSALSRPTIVKHLVAAARKHGAGTVAHGCTGKGNDQVRFEAGISSLAPDLTCIAPVRDYAMTRDRAIAFCEAKGLPIATTKKSPYSIDQNVFGRAVETGFLEDIWNAPIEDVYEYTADPATPREADEVIITFDKGVPVAIDGEPVTVLQAIQRLNERAGAQGVGRIDMVEDRLVGIKSREVYEAPGAIALITAHQELEAVTVERELARYKRQVEQRWGELVYDGLWFSPLKRALDGFIAEANEQVSGEIRMTLHGGRAVVTGRKSQASLYDFNLATYDSGDTFDQSLSKGFIEIFGMSSKIAAKRDLQQ, via the coding sequence GTGACCGAGCGCGTCGTACTCGCCTACTCGGGCGGCTTGGACACGTCCGTCGCCATCGGCTGGATCGCCGAGGAGACGGGCGCCGAGGTCGTCGCCGTCGCCGTGGACGTCGGCCAGGGCGGGGAGGACCTGGACGTCATCCGCAAGCGCGCGCTCGCCTGCGGGGCGGTCGAGGCGGAGGTCGCGGACGCGAAGGACGAGTTCGCCGAGGAGTACTGCCTTCCGGCGATCAAGGCCAACGCGCTGTACATGGACCGCTACCCGCTGGTGTCCGCGCTGTCCCGGCCCACGATCGTGAAGCACCTGGTCGCCGCCGCCCGTAAGCACGGCGCCGGGACCGTCGCCCACGGCTGCACCGGCAAGGGGAACGACCAGGTGCGGTTCGAGGCGGGCATCTCCTCCCTCGCACCCGATCTGACCTGCATCGCGCCCGTCCGGGACTACGCGATGACCCGGGACAGGGCGATCGCCTTCTGCGAGGCCAAGGGCCTGCCGATCGCGACCACCAAGAAGTCCCCGTACTCGATCGACCAGAACGTCTTCGGGCGGGCCGTGGAGACCGGCTTCCTGGAGGACATCTGGAACGCGCCGATCGAGGACGTGTACGAGTACACCGCCGACCCGGCCACCCCGCGCGAGGCCGACGAGGTGATCATCACCTTCGACAAGGGTGTCCCCGTCGCGATCGACGGCGAGCCGGTCACCGTGCTGCAGGCCATCCAGCGGCTCAACGAGCGGGCGGGCGCCCAGGGCGTCGGCCGGATCGACATGGTCGAGGACCGGCTGGTGGGGATCAAGTCGCGGGAGGTCTACGAGGCGCCCGGCGCCATCGCGCTGATCACCGCCCACCAGGAACTGGAGGCCGTCACCGTCGAGCGCGAGCTGGCCCGCTACAAGCGGCAGGTCGAGCAGCGCTGGGGCGAGCTGGTCTACGACGGTCTGTGGTTCTCGCCGCTCAAGCGGGCGCTGGACGGCTTTATCGCCGAGGCGAACGAGCAGGTCTCCGGCGAGATCCGGATGACCCTGCACGGCGGCCGGGCCGTCGTCACCGGACGGAAGTCGCAGGCGTCGCTCTACGACTTCAACCTGGCGACCTACGACTCCGGCGACACCTTCGACCAGTCGCTGTCCAAGGGCTTCATCGAGATCTTCGGGATGTCCAGCAAGATCGCCGCGAAGCGGGATCTGCAGCAGTAG
- the argH gene encoding argininosuccinate lyase: MSNGNSGDVRLWGGRFADGPSEALEKLSASVHFDWRLAPYDIAGSRAHARVLHTAGLLTADELERMLAGLDRLEADVASGDFTGTIADEDVHTALERGLLERLGPDLGGKLRAGRSRNDQIATLFRMYLRDHARIIGGLIADLQQALVGLAEAHPDVAMPGRTHLQHAQPVLFAHHVLAHAQALSRDAERLRQWDERTAVSPYGSGALAGSSLGLDPQAVAADLGFERGSSANSLDGTASRDFVAEFAFITAMIGVDLSRIAEEIILWNTKEFSFVTLHDAFSTGSSIMPQKKNPDIAELARGKSGRLIGNLTGLLATLKALPLAYNRDLQEDKEPVFDSCDQLEVLLPAFTGMMATLTVNRERMEELAPAGFSLATDIAEWLVRQGVPFRVAHEVAGECVKECELTGIELDQLTDEQFAKISPHLTPEVRGVLNVPGALAARDGRGGTAPVAVRAQLAEVKEDLTAQYAWAGAKR, encoded by the coding sequence GTGAGCAACGGCAACAGCGGCGACGTCCGGCTCTGGGGCGGCCGCTTCGCCGACGGCCCGTCCGAGGCACTGGAGAAGCTCAGCGCCTCCGTGCACTTCGACTGGCGCCTGGCGCCGTACGACATCGCCGGATCCCGCGCCCACGCCCGGGTGCTGCACACGGCGGGGCTGCTCACCGCCGATGAGCTGGAGCGGATGCTGGCGGGCCTGGACCGGCTGGAGGCCGATGTCGCCTCCGGCGACTTCACCGGCACCATCGCCGACGAGGACGTGCACACCGCGCTGGAGCGCGGGCTGCTGGAGCGGCTCGGCCCGGACCTCGGCGGCAAGCTGCGGGCCGGACGGTCCCGCAACGACCAGATCGCCACCCTCTTCCGGATGTATCTGCGCGACCACGCCCGGATCATCGGCGGGCTGATCGCCGACCTCCAGCAGGCCCTGGTGGGGCTCGCGGAGGCGCACCCCGATGTCGCGATGCCCGGCCGCACCCACCTCCAGCACGCCCAGCCGGTGCTCTTCGCCCACCATGTCCTCGCCCATGCCCAGGCGCTGTCGCGGGACGCGGAGCGGCTGCGGCAGTGGGACGAGCGCACCGCCGTCTCGCCGTACGGCTCGGGCGCGCTGGCCGGGTCCTCGCTGGGGCTCGACCCGCAGGCGGTCGCGGCCGACCTCGGCTTCGAGCGGGGCTCGTCCGCCAACTCGCTCGACGGCACGGCCTCCCGTGACTTCGTCGCCGAGTTCGCGTTCATCACCGCGATGATCGGCGTCGATCTGTCGCGGATCGCGGAGGAGATCATCCTCTGGAACACGAAGGAGTTCTCCTTCGTCACCCTCCACGACGCCTTCTCCACCGGTTCCTCGATCATGCCGCAGAAGAAGAACCCGGACATCGCGGAGCTCGCGCGCGGCAAGTCCGGCCGGCTGATCGGCAACCTCACCGGACTGCTGGCCACGCTCAAGGCCCTGCCGCTCGCGTACAACCGCGACCTCCAGGAGGACAAGGAGCCGGTCTTCGACTCCTGCGATCAGCTGGAGGTGCTGCTCCCGGCCTTCACCGGGATGATGGCGACCCTGACCGTCAACCGCGAGCGCATGGAGGAGCTGGCCCCGGCCGGGTTCTCGCTGGCCACCGACATCGCCGAATGGCTGGTGCGGCAGGGCGTGCCGTTCCGGGTGGCACACGAGGTCGCGGGGGAATGCGTCAAGGAGTGCGAGCTGACGGGCATCGAGCTCGACCAGCTCACCGACGAGCAGTTCGCCAAGATCTCCCCGCATCTGACGCCCGAGGTCCGCGGCGTTCTCAATGTGCCGGGCGCGCTGGCCGCGCGCGACGGCCGCGGCGGCACCGCCCCCGTGGCGGTGCGGGCCCAGCTCGCGGAGGTCAAGGAGGACCTGACCGCTCAGTACGCATGGGCGGGCGCCAAGCGCTGA
- a CDS encoding aldo/keto reductase — translation MGFERLAKIAAPGAGAARIGFGLAAVGRPAYINLGRDRDLPAERPVEVMRQRSHELLDAAYAAGVRYLDAARSYGRAEEFLADWLRDRPDAARHVVVGSKWGYTYVADWRTDAETHEVKDHGVQTFERQRGLTDALLGDRLDLYQIHSVTPDSPALTDRELQTRLAELAAEGVTVGVSTSGPRQAEAIRAALAVEVDGRPLFRTVQSTYNLLEPSAGAALAEAHAAGRAVIVKEAVANGRLTEAAERLPAALRQVAEETGATLDAVALAAVLHRPWVGVVLSGAATTAQLRSNLAAADLRLDERQLTELERLAESPEGYWHHRSELPWS, via the coding sequence ATGGGTTTCGAACGACTCGCGAAGATCGCGGCCCCCGGGGCGGGGGCGGCCCGGATCGGGTTCGGCCTGGCCGCGGTCGGCCGCCCCGCCTATATCAACCTCGGCCGGGACCGGGACCTCCCGGCCGAGCGCCCGGTCGAGGTGATGCGGCAGCGCAGCCATGAGCTGCTGGACGCCGCCTACGCCGCCGGGGTGCGCTATCTGGACGCGGCGCGCTCCTACGGCCGGGCCGAGGAGTTCCTCGCCGACTGGCTGCGCGACCGCCCGGACGCCGCGCGGCATGTGGTGGTCGGCTCCAAGTGGGGCTATACGTATGTCGCGGACTGGCGTACGGACGCCGAGACCCATGAGGTCAAGGACCATGGCGTCCAGACCTTCGAGCGGCAGCGCGGGCTGACCGACGCGCTGCTCGGCGACCGGCTGGACCTCTACCAGATCCACTCGGTGACCCCCGACAGCCCCGCCCTCACCGACCGCGAACTTCAGACGCGGCTGGCGGAGCTGGCCGCCGAGGGGGTGACGGTCGGCGTGTCCACCAGCGGTCCGCGCCAGGCCGAGGCGATCCGCGCCGCACTGGCCGTGGAGGTCGACGGGCGCCCGCTCTTCCGTACCGTCCAGTCCACGTACAACCTGCTGGAGCCGTCGGCCGGGGCGGCGCTGGCCGAGGCCCATGCGGCGGGCCGTGCGGTCATCGTCAAGGAAGCCGTGGCCAACGGCCGCCTCACCGAGGCGGCCGAGCGGCTTCCGGCCGCCCTGCGTCAGGTGGCCGAGGAGACGGGCGCGACTTTGGACGCCGTCGCGCTGGCCGCGGTCCTGCACCGGCCCTGGGTGGGCGTCGTCCTCTCCGGCGCCGCCACCACGGCCCAGCTGCGCTCCAACCTGGCCGCGGCCGACCTCCGCCTGGACGAGCGTCAGCTCACCGAGCTGGAGCGGCTGGCCGAAAGCCCGGAGGGATACTGGCACCACCGTTCCGAGCTGCCCTGGTCCTGA
- a CDS encoding alpha/beta fold hydrolase has translation MTVPSPDFVTLRGRRFALTDFGGPGDPVLALHGHFGRGRMYAPLAAALAPERRVIALDQRGHGLTGGGGPFTLDEYVADAAALLRELHLGPVPVVAHSTGAVGAYALAARHPDLVSALVVEDIGAVTDRPVVSHPVLDVSGWPTWAVDREKLRADIESRGIPDASYFLDSAEWDPQTGGWRLLFEPSHMMASQQAMCGDFWDDWLGSSCPALLMRGEHSSLLPPGHAHEMATRRPNTRLLEFAGCGHWIHDDAPQPYARAVRSFLSAL, from the coding sequence ATGACCGTGCCCTCCCCCGACTTCGTGACGCTGCGCGGTCGGCGATTCGCCCTGACCGATTTCGGCGGACCGGGCGATCCGGTGCTGGCCCTGCACGGCCACTTCGGCCGGGGCAGGATGTACGCGCCCCTGGCCGCCGCCCTCGCCCCCGAACGGCGGGTGATCGCCCTCGATCAGCGGGGCCACGGGCTGACCGGCGGCGGTGGCCCGTTCACGCTGGACGAGTATGTGGCCGATGCCGCCGCGCTGCTGCGGGAGCTGCACCTGGGCCCGGTCCCGGTCGTCGCCCACTCCACCGGCGCGGTCGGCGCGTACGCCCTGGCCGCCCGCCATCCGGACCTGGTGAGCGCGCTCGTCGTCGAGGACATCGGCGCGGTGACGGACCGTCCGGTGGTCAGCCATCCGGTGCTCGATGTCTCGGGGTGGCCGACCTGGGCCGTGGACCGGGAGAAGCTGCGCGCCGACATCGAGTCCCGGGGCATTCCGGACGCCTCGTACTTTCTCGACAGCGCCGAATGGGACCCCCAAACGGGCGGCTGGCGGCTGCTGTTCGAGCCCAGCCATATGATGGCGTCCCAGCAGGCCATGTGCGGCGACTTCTGGGACGACTGGCTGGGCTCCTCCTGTCCCGCGCTGCTGATGCGCGGCGAGCACAGCTCGCTGCTGCCGCCGGGCCACGCCCACGAGATGGCCACCCGCCGCCCCAACACGAGGCTCCTCGAATTCGCCGGGTGCGGTCACTGGATCCACGATGACGCGCCCCAGCCGTACGCCCGCGCGGTCCGTTCGTTCCTGAGCGCGCTGTAG
- a CDS encoding lysophospholipid acyltransferase family protein, whose protein sequence is MRLMFRPRVEGAEGIPGSGPVILAGNHLTFIDSMILPLVCDRQVFFIGKDEYVTGKGLKGRLMAWFFTGVGMIPVDRDGGRGGVAALMTGRRVLEEGRVFGIYPEGTRSPDGRLYRGRTGIARLALMTGAPVVPFAMIGTDRIQPGGKGLPRPGRVQVRFGEPLEFTRYEGMDRDRYVLRAVTDEVMSHVMRLSGQEYVDIYATKAKAAA, encoded by the coding sequence ATGCGCCTGATGTTCCGCCCACGGGTCGAGGGGGCCGAGGGCATTCCGGGCTCGGGCCCGGTGATCCTCGCCGGAAACCATCTCACCTTCATCGACTCGATGATCCTGCCGCTGGTCTGTGACCGTCAGGTCTTCTTCATCGGCAAGGACGAGTACGTCACGGGCAAGGGCCTCAAGGGCCGGCTGATGGCCTGGTTCTTCACCGGCGTCGGCATGATCCCGGTGGACCGGGACGGTGGACGCGGCGGCGTCGCGGCGCTGATGACGGGGCGCCGGGTACTGGAGGAGGGCCGGGTCTTCGGCATCTACCCGGAGGGCACCCGCTCCCCCGACGGCCGCCTCTACCGCGGCCGTACCGGTATCGCCCGCCTCGCGCTGATGACCGGCGCGCCCGTGGTGCCGTTCGCGATGATCGGGACCGACCGGATCCAGCCGGGCGGCAAGGGGCTGCCGCGGCCGGGCCGGGTGCAGGTCCGCTTCGGAGAGCCGCTGGAGTTCACCCGCTACGAGGGCATGGACCGCGACCGCTATGTGCTGCGGGCCGTGACCGACGAGGTGATGAGCCACGTGATGCGGCTGTCGGGTCAGGAGTACGTGGACATCTACGCCACGAAGGCGAAGGCAGCCGCCTGA
- a CDS encoding glycerophosphodiester phosphodiesterase: MEREQQPGRRALLGAAALGAGAVALSGAGTATAAGTQTAPGAAVAAETSGRGHELPVPTVIGHRGASGYRPEHTLGSYQLALDMGADIVEQDLVPTKDGHLVCRHENDITATTDVSAHPEFADRKTTKTVDGTKLTGWFTEDFTLAELKTLRAKERIPGNRQRNTLYDGRWEVPTFEEVLQWAEREGRRRGRRVWLYVETKHPTYFRKLGLGLEERVAKLLRRYGRHRKDSALFLQSFEPSSIQRLRKLVDTPAVVLLSTIDSRPWDFVEANDPRTVADLVKPEGLKWIASYAQGIGPDLSVIIPRTPDGKLGTPTSVVKDAHAAGLILHPYTMRNENTFLPADFRRGTDPNAYGDAFGAFKAYFATGIDGIFSDNADTALLAAADFRK; encoded by the coding sequence ATGGAGCGGGAGCAACAGCCCGGACGGCGCGCCCTCCTGGGGGCCGCGGCCCTCGGTGCGGGAGCGGTGGCGCTGAGCGGTGCGGGCACGGCGACGGCCGCGGGCACGCAGACGGCGCCGGGCGCGGCGGTCGCCGCGGAGACGTCCGGCCGGGGCCATGAGCTGCCGGTTCCCACCGTGATCGGCCACCGCGGCGCCAGCGGCTACCGGCCCGAGCACACCCTCGGCTCCTACCAGCTCGCCCTGGACATGGGCGCGGACATCGTCGAGCAGGACCTGGTCCCCACCAAGGACGGCCATCTGGTCTGCCGCCACGAGAACGACATCACGGCCACCACGGACGTCTCCGCGCACCCGGAGTTCGCCGACCGCAAGACCACCAAGACGGTCGACGGCACCAAGCTCACCGGCTGGTTCACCGAGGACTTCACCCTCGCCGAGCTCAAGACGCTGCGCGCCAAGGAGCGCATCCCGGGCAACCGCCAGCGCAACACCCTCTACGACGGCCGCTGGGAGGTGCCCACCTTCGAAGAGGTGCTCCAGTGGGCCGAGCGCGAGGGCCGCAGGCGCGGTCGCCGCGTGTGGCTGTACGTGGAGACCAAGCACCCCACCTACTTCCGCAAGCTGGGCCTCGGCCTCGAGGAGCGGGTGGCCAAGCTGCTCCGCCGCTACGGCCGCCACCGCAAGGACTCGGCGCTGTTCCTCCAGTCGTTCGAGCCGAGCAGCATCCAGCGGCTGCGCAAGCTGGTGGACACCCCGGCCGTCGTGCTGCTGTCCACCATCGACAGCCGGCCCTGGGACTTCGTCGAGGCGAACGACCCGCGTACGGTCGCGGACCTGGTCAAGCCCGAGGGGCTCAAGTGGATCGCGAGCTACGCCCAGGGCATCGGCCCCGACCTGTCGGTCATCATCCCCCGGACGCCGGACGGCAAGCTGGGCACGCCGACCAGTGTGGTGAAGGACGCGCACGCGGCGGGGCTGATCCTGCACCCGTACACCATGCGCAACGAGAACACCTTCCTCCCGGCCGACTTCCGTCGCGGCACCGACCCCAACGCCTACGGTGACGCTTTCGGGGCGTTCAAGGCATACTTCGCGACCGGAATTGACGGAATCTTCTCCGACAACGCGGACACCGCCCTCCTCGCGGCGGCGGACTTCCGCAAGTAG
- a CDS encoding sigma-70 family RNA polymerase sigma factor has translation MDLVKQLGPLLAAEAAAEAYGVGVEPAELEQAVWLRLLERTRDTGPPPHPARWLRCAVRAEVRGARRRARREVPYDPMAGGPLSGPESHPAEHAVLTAETRRTLRAAVRRLPGRCPALLAAMLSRSDLTYREIARQLGMSQGSLGPVRSRCLACLRRMLTAEVAAPEPWGKER, from the coding sequence ATGGACCTTGTGAAGCAACTGGGCCCGCTGCTGGCCGCCGAAGCGGCGGCCGAGGCATACGGCGTCGGCGTCGAGCCCGCCGAACTCGAACAGGCCGTCTGGCTACGGCTGCTGGAACGCACCCGGGACACCGGACCGCCGCCCCACCCCGCCCGCTGGCTGCGCTGTGCCGTACGGGCCGAGGTGCGCGGGGCCAGGCGCCGGGCGCGCCGCGAGGTGCCGTACGACCCGATGGCCGGCGGCCCGCTCAGCGGCCCCGAGTCCCACCCGGCCGAACACGCCGTACTGACCGCGGAGACCCGCCGGACGCTGCGCGCGGCGGTGCGGCGGCTGCCCGGCCGCTGCCCCGCGCTGCTCGCGGCGATGCTCTCCCGCTCCGACCTCACGTACCGCGAGATCGCGCGCCAGTTGGGAATGTCACAGGGCAGTCTGGGCCCGGTACGTTCCCGATGTCTGGCTTGCCTGCGCAGAATGCTCACGGCGGAGGTTGCGGCTCCTGAACCTTGGGGAAAGGAGCGATAG
- a CDS encoding GNAT family N-acetyltransferase — protein sequence MGMSVTISAATADDAEQILKLQYLCYQGEAELYGDYSIEPLTQSLDDLRAELSGGCVLVARLGAEVVGSVRGVVDDKGTAAIGKLIVHPRMQRHGLGGRLLAAIEERLTEERAAKRYRLFTGHRSEGNLRLYRRYGYAQVGTEEVNRRLSLVTLEKDATAAAYAASA from the coding sequence ATGGGCATGAGCGTGACCATCTCCGCGGCGACCGCGGACGACGCCGAGCAGATCCTGAAGCTGCAGTATCTGTGCTACCAGGGCGAGGCGGAGCTCTACGGCGACTACTCGATCGAACCGCTGACGCAGTCGCTCGACGACCTGCGCGCCGAACTGAGCGGGGGCTGCGTGCTCGTCGCCCGGCTCGGCGCGGAGGTCGTCGGCTCGGTCCGCGGAGTCGTCGACGACAAGGGGACCGCCGCCATCGGCAAGCTGATCGTCCACCCGCGGATGCAGCGGCACGGTCTGGGCGGACGGCTGCTCGCGGCCATCGAGGAGCGGCTGACCGAGGAGCGGGCCGCCAAGCGGTACCGGCTGTTCACCGGCCACCGCAGCGAGGGCAATCTGCGGCTGTACCGCCGCTACGGCTACGCCCAGGTGGGCACCGAGGAGGTCAACCGCCGGCTGAGCCTGGTGACCCTGGAGAAGGACGCCACGGCCGCCGCGTACGCCGCCAGCGCTTAG
- a CDS encoding HAD-IA family hydrolase — protein MKISADALLFDNDGTLVSSLDSVHRCWTRWAEEQGIPAEDFARVELHGRPADDIIADLLPADRAPRARARIDELELEDVPGGVKLLPGTAELLAGLPAARWAVVTSANRPLAEARLAEVAIRPGTLITSDDITRGKPDPEPFLLAAERLGVDPARCVVFEDAPAGLAAGRAAGMRTVALTTTTAREELVADIVVEDLSAVSARLLDGGVEITCRD, from the coding sequence ATGAAGATCTCCGCTGACGCGCTGTTGTTCGACAACGACGGAACCCTCGTCTCCTCCCTCGACTCGGTGCATCGCTGCTGGACCCGCTGGGCCGAGGAGCAGGGGATTCCGGCGGAGGACTTCGCCCGGGTCGAGCTGCACGGCCGCCCGGCCGACGACATCATCGCCGATCTGCTCCCCGCCGACCGCGCCCCGCGGGCCCGGGCGCGCATCGACGAGCTGGAGCTGGAGGACGTACCGGGCGGGGTGAAGCTGCTCCCCGGCACCGCCGAGCTGCTGGCGGGGCTGCCCGCCGCGCGCTGGGCCGTGGTGACCTCCGCCAACCGCCCGCTGGCCGAGGCCCGCCTGGCCGAGGTGGCGATACGCCCCGGAACGCTGATCACCTCCGACGACATCACCCGCGGCAAGCCCGACCCGGAGCCGTTCCTGCTGGCGGCCGAGCGGCTGGGAGTCGACCCGGCACGCTGTGTGGTCTTTGAGGACGCCCCGGCCGGGCTCGCGGCGGGCCGCGCGGCCGGGATGCGGACCGTGGCGTTGACCACAACGACCGCCCGCGAAGAGCTGGTCGCCGACATCGTGGTCGAGGACCTGTCGGCCGTGTCCGCACGGCTTCTCGACGGGGGCGTGGAGATCACCTGCCGGGACTGA